The Clostridia bacterium DNA segment CCGCGCCTTTTATGGGAGACATATCGCAGGCAGAAGCGATCATCCGTTCCGACCCCTCGCTGCTGGTCTCCGCCCAGCACCCCATAGTCCGGGAAGAGCTCAGGGCCGACCTCTACGGTGCCGCCGCAGCCCCGGGCTACGTGGAGGGCGTGGCCCGGGTGATCATGACCGCCGACGGACTGGCGGAGCTCAAGCCCGGTGAGATTCTGGTGGCTCCCGGCACCTCCCCGGCATGGATGGTGGCCTTCAACCTCATCCGGGGGGTGGTTACGGACGGCGGTGGGGCCTTTTCCCACGCGGTGATAATGGCCAGGGAGTACGGGTTGCCGTGCGTGGCCGGCTGCGTGGAGGCCACCACCAAGATCAAGACCGGGCAGAGGATTCGGGTGGACGGAGACCGGGGAGTGGTATACGTCCTCGACGGCTAGGGAGAACGCTTTGAGGAGGACCCAAGGTGGGAGAGATCGGCTTCGTAGACACCACCATCCGGGACGGCGACCAGAGCCTGTGGGGCGCTACCGGGCTAAACACGGAGATGATCCTGGCGGTGGCCCCGATTATGGATACGGTGGGGTTCAAGGCCATAGACCTCACCGCCAGCATCCACATGGGGGTGGCGGTTCGCTACCACCGGGAGAACCCCTGGGAGCGGATGCGGCTGGTGGCCGCGAGGGTCAAACGCACGCCCCTGAGCTTCGGAACCACCGGCCGCCGGTTTATCGGCTTCAAGCGGGTGCCCTATTCCATTGTGGAGCTGGTGCTGGAACGGGTGGCGGCCAACGGCATCCGACGGGTTTGGATCCTGGACGCCGCCCACGAGGCAGAACACATCCTGCAGGTGGCGCGTCTGGCCCGGACGGCCGGGATAGAAGAGATCGTGCCGGTCTTCTGTTACACCATAAGCCCGGTGCATACCGACGAGTACTACGCCGGCCGGGCCCGGCAGGTGGCCGAGAGCCCGGATGTAGATGCCCTGTGCCTGGAGGACCAGGGGGGGCTGCTCATACCCGAGCGCGTCCGCAGCTTGATCCCGGCCTTGAGGGCAGCTCTGGGAGCCAAACCTTTGGAACTCCACTTTCACTGCAACACGGGCATGGCCACGGCGTGCTACCTCGAGGGAATCCGCTGCGGGGCCCAAGTGGTCCATACCGCGGTTCCGCCCCTGGCCCACGGGACCTCCCTGCCATCCGCCGAGAATCTCCTGGACAACTTGCCCTATTTGGGACAGGGCGCCAGGCGGCGAGAGGAGATAGTAAGGGCCCTCCCGCCGTGGCTTGCGGGGAAGGAGGAGTACCGGGCGGAGCTGGACCGGGAAGGGCTGAAGGCCATGTCGGAGCATTTCTGGGAGATCGCCCGCCGGGAAAACCGGCCGGTAGGTCAGCCGGCGGAGCACGACGCCTACTACTACGTCCACCAGGT contains these protein-coding regions:
- a CDS encoding biotin carboxyl carrier protein — protein: MGEIGFVDTTIRDGDQSLWGATGLNTEMILAVAPIMDTVGFKAIDLTASIHMGVAVRYHRENPWERMRLVAARVKRTPLSFGTTGRRFIGFKRVPYSIVELVLERVAANGIRRVWILDAAHEAEHILQVARLARTAGIEEIVPVFCYTISPVHTDEYYAGRARQVAESPDVDALCLEDQGGLLIPERVRSLIPALRAALGAKPLELHFHCNTGMATACYLEGIRCGAQVVHTAVPPLAHGTSLPSAENLLDNLPYLGQGARRREEIVRALPPWLAGKEEYRAELDREGLKAMSEHFWEIARRENRPVGQPAEHDAYYYVHQVPGGMMSTLKRQLAEMKMLDRLPAVLEEVVRVREELGYPVMATPYSQFVGTQATMNVIYGERYKVIPTDLVQYAAGWFGPSPAPIDPNVLDRIAGQPLAKEILGRPFPQPSVAELRAEQGAGPEVSDEEFLLRYSLTAKEVNRMLAAGSPKG